One window from the genome of Cryptomeria japonica chromosome 6, Sugi_1.0, whole genome shotgun sequence encodes:
- the LOC131040518 gene encoding bidirectional sugar transporter SWEET3b-like, translating to MMNNFIRSGVGILGSAFALFMYGAPICTFRRVMLNKTSGEMSGLPYAVGLFNCLVYAWYGSPLISNGWDNALVLAINTISLLLQCCFYPNPRYIILHCADNCPLII from the exons ATGATGAACAACTTCATCCGTAGTGGGGTTGGCATTCTAG GAAGTGCATTTGCTTTGTTCATGTACGGTGCACCAAT ATGTACGTTCAGGAGAGTGATGTTGAACAAGACAAGTGGAGAAATGTCAGGGTTACCCTACGCAGTGGGGCTGTTCAACTGTCTTGTGTACGCTTGGTATGGCTCTCCTCTCATTAGCAATGGATGGGATAACGCTCTTGTCCTCGCTATCAATACCATTAGTCTCCTTCTACAGTGCTGCTTCTACCCAAATCCAAGGTATATCATCTTACACTGTGCAGATAACTGTCCTCTTATAATTTAG
- the LOC131040514 gene encoding bidirectional sugar transporter SWEET3b-like yields MGTMVVGVLMAFVSLVTVSMWGLNAQKKLVVGSTGMVASIILYGSPLSDIRTVVRTKSVECMSFYFSLFAFLGSVLWLVYGALSKDILIMAPNFFGIPLASVQMIIYCMYKRKKRLRVEAEDGKVEVVIVVEEGKVEVVTVVELESVEDKSLAMTKFPAFPSS; encoded by the exons ATGGGTACGATGGTTGTAGGAGTGTTGATGGCTTTCGTAAGCTTGGTGACAGTTTCTATGTGGGGTTTGAATGCACAGAAGAAATTGGTCGTGGGAAGTACTGGAATGGTGGCCTCTATCATTCTCTATGGATCTCCACTCTCCGATATT AGAACAGTAGTTAGAACAAAGAGCGTGGAGTGCATGTCATTCTATTTCTCATTATTTGCATTCCTCGgcagtgtgttgtggttggtgtaTGGTGCTCTCAGTAAAGACATTCTTATCATG GCCCCCAATTTTTTTGGAATACCATTAGCTTCAGTTCAgatgataatatattgcatgtaTAAAAGAAAGAAGCGATTGAGAGTTGAAGCTGAAGATGGAAAAGTGGAAGTAGTAATAGTAGTTGAAGAGGGGAAAGTGGAAGTAGTAACAGTAGTTGAATTGGAGAGCGTGGAGGATAAAAGTTTGGCCATGACCAAGTTCCCTGCTTTTCCCTCATCTTGA